The following are encoded in a window of Dysidea avara chromosome 4, odDysAvar1.4, whole genome shotgun sequence genomic DNA:
- the LOC136254110 gene encoding TNF receptor-associated factor 5-like isoform X2, translating into MAMSGPSMSVVPTPTECGGYNYQYVESPPDRLVCNICQFPSQDPHLSVCCGQMFCKSCLDGAWKATVTNVCLVCQDKEFITFPNKQADCEIKSLHVMCTNKERGCEWQGELNDINNHLENSDGCQLEYVKCSNECGKVLQRRNLTSHVETECPHCKINCQYCHITGEHQFIEGEHKEQCPKLPLPCPNKCEVVNVPREDIEVHRKRCPLEMVQCEYHNVGCEERMIRKEMEKHEEKKLKDHLSLTNFKLAVATQQVEDTQQKLASTQLKLADSESKLANVMQQVEGTEQELGSTLLKLADSESKLTQQVKDIQQELASTQLKLADSESKLANVMQQVEGTEQELGSTQLKLADSESKLAQQVKDTQQDLASTQLKLADSEDRLRKQLELVTLGTNYHLANAFSQINTLMVALHHSAVTKGHASYTNNTTSVVSTAQWWAELMARAAVLKSHDQVCPVTLHIGFDGIKRLKYIQRYSDPFFSHDKGYKMCLQVDTVRSNTHLSVYLHLMKGPHDDKLTWPLRGKFEVKLLNQISDCEHYSLTIVYGDHIKDDYAAGRVKHGNKARGWGYTKFVSNEDLHKITPTCQYLKDGCIFLQVSKL; encoded by the coding sequence GTGGCCCGAGCATGTCAGTTGTTCCCACTCCAACTGAATGTGGTGGATATAACTACCAATATGTGGAGAGTCCCCCAGACCGGCTTGTGTGTAACATTTGTCAGTTCCCGAGTCAAGATCCTCACCTGAGTGTGTGTTGTGGACAAATGTTCTGCAAATCATGTTTGGATGGTGCCTGGAAAGCTACTGTTACCAATGTTTGTTTAGTTTGTCAAGACAAAGAATTTATTACATTTCCCAACAAACAAGCTGATTGTGAGATTAAGAGTCTTCATGTGATGTGTACTAACAAGGAGAGaggttgtgagtggcagggtgaactAAATGACATCAACAATCACCTTGAGAACAGTGATGGTTGTCAGCTTGAGTACGTGaagtgttccaatgagtgtgggaAGGTGTTACAGCGACGAAATCTGACCAGTCATGTTGAGACTGAGTGTCCACATTGTAAAATTAACTGTCAGTACtgccacattacaggagaacatcagtttattgagggagaacacaaggaacagtgtcccAAGCTTCCCTTACcctgtcccaacaagtgtgaggTAGTCAATGTCCCTCGTGAAGACATTGAAGTACACAGGAAGAGGTGTCCTCTTGAGATGGTCCAGTGTGAATATCACAATGTGGGGTGTGAGGAGAGGATGATCCGTAAGGAAATGGAGAAACATGAGGAGAAAAAGTTGAAAGACCATCTGTCATTAACAAATTTTAAACTTGCTGTTGCTACACAACAAGTAGAGGATACTCAACAAAAGCTAGCTAGTACACAACTAAAACTAGCTGATTCTGAATCTAAACTTGCTAATGTTATGCAACAAGTAGAGGGTACTGAACAAGAGCTGGGTAGTACACTACTAAAACTAGCTGATTCTGAATCTAAACTTACACAACAAGTAAAGGATATTCAGCAAGAGCTAGCTAGTACACAACTAAAACTAGCTGATTCTGAATCTAAACTTGCTAATGTTATGCAACAAGTAGAGGGTACTGAACAAGAGCTGGGTAGTACACAACTAAAACTAGCTGATTCTGAATCTAAACTTGCACAACAAGTAAAGGATACTCAACAAGATCTGGCTAGTACACAACTAAAACTAGCTGATTCTGAAGATAGATTAAGAAAGCAGTTGGAATTAGTTACATTAGGGACTAATTATCACCTCGCTAATGCATTCAGTCAGATCAATACATTGATGGTTGCACTACATCATTCAGCAGTTACCAAGGGACATGCCAGCTACACTAATAATACCACATCAGTTGTTTCAACTGCACAATGGTGGGCAGAATTAATGGCTAGGGCAGCAGTTTTGAAGTCACATGATCAAGTCTGTCCTGTAACTCTACACATTGGATTTGATGGTATAAAGAGGCTAAAATATATTCAACGGTACAGTGACCCTTTCTTCTCTCATGATAAGGGATACAAAATGTGTCTGCAGGTTGATACTGTTCGTAGTAATACTCACCTGTCAGTGTACTTGCACCTCATGAAGGGTCCTCATGATGATAAGCTAACATGGCCACTGAGGGGAAAGTTTGAAGTGAAACTGTTGAACCAGATCAGTGACTGTGAGCATTATTCACTAACAATAGTCTATGGTGATCATATCAAAGATGATTATGCTGCTGGTAGAGTCAAACATGGTAACAAGGCTAGAGGTTGGGGATATACAAAGTTCGTTTCCAATGAAGACCTACACAAGATCACTCCCACATGTCAGTATCTCAAAGATGGTTGTATCTTCCTCCAAGTTAGTAAACTGTAG
- the LOC136254110 gene encoding TNF receptor-associated factor 5-like isoform X1 → MATQLLGLVLQWRHSTNVVLSETEGVFQDCASGPSMSVVPTPTECGGYNYQYVESPPDRLVCNICQFPSQDPHLSVCCGQMFCKSCLDGAWKATVTNVCLVCQDKEFITFPNKQADCEIKSLHVMCTNKERGCEWQGELNDINNHLENSDGCQLEYVKCSNECGKVLQRRNLTSHVETECPHCKINCQYCHITGEHQFIEGEHKEQCPKLPLPCPNKCEVVNVPREDIEVHRKRCPLEMVQCEYHNVGCEERMIRKEMEKHEEKKLKDHLSLTNFKLAVATQQVEDTQQKLASTQLKLADSESKLANVMQQVEGTEQELGSTLLKLADSESKLTQQVKDIQQELASTQLKLADSESKLANVMQQVEGTEQELGSTQLKLADSESKLAQQVKDTQQDLASTQLKLADSEDRLRKQLELVTLGTNYHLANAFSQINTLMVALHHSAVTKGHASYTNNTTSVVSTAQWWAELMARAAVLKSHDQVCPVTLHIGFDGIKRLKYIQRYSDPFFSHDKGYKMCLQVDTVRSNTHLSVYLHLMKGPHDDKLTWPLRGKFEVKLLNQISDCEHYSLTIVYGDHIKDDYAAGRVKHGNKARGWGYTKFVSNEDLHKITPTCQYLKDGCIFLQVSKL, encoded by the exons ATGGCAACGCAACTTCTAGGTCTTGTACTCCAGTGGCGACATAGCACTAATGTTGTGCTTAGTGAAACCGAGGGAGTCTTCCAGGACTGTGCAA GTGGCCCGAGCATGTCAGTTGTTCCCACTCCAACTGAATGTGGTGGATATAACTACCAATATGTGGAGAGTCCCCCAGACCGGCTTGTGTGTAACATTTGTCAGTTCCCGAGTCAAGATCCTCACCTGAGTGTGTGTTGTGGACAAATGTTCTGCAAATCATGTTTGGATGGTGCCTGGAAAGCTACTGTTACCAATGTTTGTTTAGTTTGTCAAGACAAAGAATTTATTACATTTCCCAACAAACAAGCTGATTGTGAGATTAAGAGTCTTCATGTGATGTGTACTAACAAGGAGAGaggttgtgagtggcagggtgaactAAATGACATCAACAATCACCTTGAGAACAGTGATGGTTGTCAGCTTGAGTACGTGaagtgttccaatgagtgtgggaAGGTGTTACAGCGACGAAATCTGACCAGTCATGTTGAGACTGAGTGTCCACATTGTAAAATTAACTGTCAGTACtgccacattacaggagaacatcagtttattgagggagaacacaaggaacagtgtcccAAGCTTCCCTTACcctgtcccaacaagtgtgaggTAGTCAATGTCCCTCGTGAAGACATTGAAGTACACAGGAAGAGGTGTCCTCTTGAGATGGTCCAGTGTGAATATCACAATGTGGGGTGTGAGGAGAGGATGATCCGTAAGGAAATGGAGAAACATGAGGAGAAAAAGTTGAAAGACCATCTGTCATTAACAAATTTTAAACTTGCTGTTGCTACACAACAAGTAGAGGATACTCAACAAAAGCTAGCTAGTACACAACTAAAACTAGCTGATTCTGAATCTAAACTTGCTAATGTTATGCAACAAGTAGAGGGTACTGAACAAGAGCTGGGTAGTACACTACTAAAACTAGCTGATTCTGAATCTAAACTTACACAACAAGTAAAGGATATTCAGCAAGAGCTAGCTAGTACACAACTAAAACTAGCTGATTCTGAATCTAAACTTGCTAATGTTATGCAACAAGTAGAGGGTACTGAACAAGAGCTGGGTAGTACACAACTAAAACTAGCTGATTCTGAATCTAAACTTGCACAACAAGTAAAGGATACTCAACAAGATCTGGCTAGTACACAACTAAAACTAGCTGATTCTGAAGATAGATTAAGAAAGCAGTTGGAATTAGTTACATTAGGGACTAATTATCACCTCGCTAATGCATTCAGTCAGATCAATACATTGATGGTTGCACTACATCATTCAGCAGTTACCAAGGGACATGCCAGCTACACTAATAATACCACATCAGTTGTTTCAACTGCACAATGGTGGGCAGAATTAATGGCTAGGGCAGCAGTTTTGAAGTCACATGATCAAGTCTGTCCTGTAACTCTACACATTGGATTTGATGGTATAAAGAGGCTAAAATATATTCAACGGTACAGTGACCCTTTCTTCTCTCATGATAAGGGATACAAAATGTGTCTGCAGGTTGATACTGTTCGTAGTAATACTCACCTGTCAGTGTACTTGCACCTCATGAAGGGTCCTCATGATGATAAGCTAACATGGCCACTGAGGGGAAAGTTTGAAGTGAAACTGTTGAACCAGATCAGTGACTGTGAGCATTATTCACTAACAATAGTCTATGGTGATCATATCAAAGATGATTATGCTGCTGGTAGAGTCAAACATGGTAACAAGGCTAGAGGTTGGGGATATACAAAGTTCGTTTCCAATGAAGACCTACACAAGATCACTCCCACATGTCAGTATCTCAAAGATGGTTGTATCTTCCTCCAAGTTAGTAAACTGTAG
- the LOC136254110 gene encoding TNF receptor-associated factor 5-like isoform X3, whose protein sequence is MSVVPTPTECGGYNYQYVESPPDRLVCNICQFPSQDPHLSVCCGQMFCKSCLDGAWKATVTNVCLVCQDKEFITFPNKQADCEIKSLHVMCTNKERGCEWQGELNDINNHLENSDGCQLEYVKCSNECGKVLQRRNLTSHVETECPHCKINCQYCHITGEHQFIEGEHKEQCPKLPLPCPNKCEVVNVPREDIEVHRKRCPLEMVQCEYHNVGCEERMIRKEMEKHEEKKLKDHLSLTNFKLAVATQQVEDTQQKLASTQLKLADSESKLANVMQQVEGTEQELGSTLLKLADSESKLTQQVKDIQQELASTQLKLADSESKLANVMQQVEGTEQELGSTQLKLADSESKLAQQVKDTQQDLASTQLKLADSEDRLRKQLELVTLGTNYHLANAFSQINTLMVALHHSAVTKGHASYTNNTTSVVSTAQWWAELMARAAVLKSHDQVCPVTLHIGFDGIKRLKYIQRYSDPFFSHDKGYKMCLQVDTVRSNTHLSVYLHLMKGPHDDKLTWPLRGKFEVKLLNQISDCEHYSLTIVYGDHIKDDYAAGRVKHGNKARGWGYTKFVSNEDLHKITPTCQYLKDGCIFLQVSKL, encoded by the coding sequence ATGTCAGTTGTTCCCACTCCAACTGAATGTGGTGGATATAACTACCAATATGTGGAGAGTCCCCCAGACCGGCTTGTGTGTAACATTTGTCAGTTCCCGAGTCAAGATCCTCACCTGAGTGTGTGTTGTGGACAAATGTTCTGCAAATCATGTTTGGATGGTGCCTGGAAAGCTACTGTTACCAATGTTTGTTTAGTTTGTCAAGACAAAGAATTTATTACATTTCCCAACAAACAAGCTGATTGTGAGATTAAGAGTCTTCATGTGATGTGTACTAACAAGGAGAGaggttgtgagtggcagggtgaactAAATGACATCAACAATCACCTTGAGAACAGTGATGGTTGTCAGCTTGAGTACGTGaagtgttccaatgagtgtgggaAGGTGTTACAGCGACGAAATCTGACCAGTCATGTTGAGACTGAGTGTCCACATTGTAAAATTAACTGTCAGTACtgccacattacaggagaacatcagtttattgagggagaacacaaggaacagtgtcccAAGCTTCCCTTACcctgtcccaacaagtgtgaggTAGTCAATGTCCCTCGTGAAGACATTGAAGTACACAGGAAGAGGTGTCCTCTTGAGATGGTCCAGTGTGAATATCACAATGTGGGGTGTGAGGAGAGGATGATCCGTAAGGAAATGGAGAAACATGAGGAGAAAAAGTTGAAAGACCATCTGTCATTAACAAATTTTAAACTTGCTGTTGCTACACAACAAGTAGAGGATACTCAACAAAAGCTAGCTAGTACACAACTAAAACTAGCTGATTCTGAATCTAAACTTGCTAATGTTATGCAACAAGTAGAGGGTACTGAACAAGAGCTGGGTAGTACACTACTAAAACTAGCTGATTCTGAATCTAAACTTACACAACAAGTAAAGGATATTCAGCAAGAGCTAGCTAGTACACAACTAAAACTAGCTGATTCTGAATCTAAACTTGCTAATGTTATGCAACAAGTAGAGGGTACTGAACAAGAGCTGGGTAGTACACAACTAAAACTAGCTGATTCTGAATCTAAACTTGCACAACAAGTAAAGGATACTCAACAAGATCTGGCTAGTACACAACTAAAACTAGCTGATTCTGAAGATAGATTAAGAAAGCAGTTGGAATTAGTTACATTAGGGACTAATTATCACCTCGCTAATGCATTCAGTCAGATCAATACATTGATGGTTGCACTACATCATTCAGCAGTTACCAAGGGACATGCCAGCTACACTAATAATACCACATCAGTTGTTTCAACTGCACAATGGTGGGCAGAATTAATGGCTAGGGCAGCAGTTTTGAAGTCACATGATCAAGTCTGTCCTGTAACTCTACACATTGGATTTGATGGTATAAAGAGGCTAAAATATATTCAACGGTACAGTGACCCTTTCTTCTCTCATGATAAGGGATACAAAATGTGTCTGCAGGTTGATACTGTTCGTAGTAATACTCACCTGTCAGTGTACTTGCACCTCATGAAGGGTCCTCATGATGATAAGCTAACATGGCCACTGAGGGGAAAGTTTGAAGTGAAACTGTTGAACCAGATCAGTGACTGTGAGCATTATTCACTAACAATAGTCTATGGTGATCATATCAAAGATGATTATGCTGCTGGTAGAGTCAAACATGGTAACAAGGCTAGAGGTTGGGGATATACAAAGTTCGTTTCCAATGAAGACCTACACAAGATCACTCCCACATGTCAGTATCTCAAAGATGGTTGTATCTTCCTCCAAGTTAGTAAACTGTAG